The Sphingosinicella humi genome has a window encoding:
- a CDS encoding chorismate mutase, translating into MPQILGLTRLVRGPAPVPSDLEALRAQIDRLDHELLDLIEQRLNACIAIAGLKANDTSGTLRFRPRRETEVIGRLIDRAEHASSALVTHVWRELMGHCLQAQARTDLVLCASRSPHTLKERVRERLGRAAHAQWVATPEEALDLARRREVVAAIEYSPLTPWWTALRHSNLAAFDLIREESGRLLAIIVGRVGPDDVAEGPSLRVLTEGELEIRRARGETVEPIAASGELRLCLTSQGEANR; encoded by the coding sequence ATGCCACAGATTCTTGGCCTGACGCGGCTTGTCCGCGGACCCGCGCCTGTCCCTTCCGACCTGGAAGCGCTGAGGGCGCAAATCGACCGTCTCGACCATGAGCTTCTCGATCTGATCGAGCAACGGCTGAACGCCTGCATCGCCATCGCCGGACTCAAAGCCAATGATACGAGCGGAACCCTCCGATTCCGTCCGCGCCGGGAAACGGAAGTCATCGGTCGCCTCATCGACCGCGCCGAACACGCTTCATCGGCGCTCGTCACCCATGTCTGGCGCGAGCTGATGGGGCATTGCCTCCAGGCCCAAGCCCGGACCGATCTTGTCCTGTGCGCTTCGCGAAGCCCGCACACGCTCAAGGAACGCGTCCGGGAGCGATTGGGCCGGGCCGCCCATGCCCAATGGGTCGCCACCCCGGAGGAGGCCCTCGACCTGGCCCGCCGCCGCGAGGTGGTGGCCGCGATCGAATATTCGCCACTCACCCCCTGGTGGACGGCGCTGCGCCATTCCAACCTGGCCGCCTTCGACCTGATCAGGGAGGAAAGCGGCCGGCTGCTCGCCATTATCGTCGGACGCGTTGGCCCGGACGATGTGGCCGAAGGTCCGAGCCTGAGGGTCCTTACCGAAGGCGAATTGGAGATCCGGCGCGCCCGCGGCGAGACGGTCGAGCCGATCGCCGCCAGCGGGGAGCTCCGGCTGTGCCTCACCTCTCAGGGGGAGGCGAACCGATGA
- a CDS encoding homoserine dehydrogenase translates to MNPQSVYEAQAPKLCVLKFGSSVLGVETDYPAAALEVYRHVRDGEKVVAVVSALAGETDALLGQGERVGGAGANPALLARVARVGELHSAALMALALGRIGVRACTLDPHEMGLCAEGEPLDANLVGLDVDAVRASLEAHDVVVVPGFTAGHAQHGVVTLGRGGTDLSAVFFAARLGAHRVRLIKDVDGVYAEDPARNPGAERFAQMGYDEAAAASAGLIQPKAIMAAKADELLIEVAALGAGEATTIAHLPVRKARPLRGEKLKVALLGCGAVGAGVLAYLRARPDLFELNPVLVRDLARHGEDARFTDTLSEALAGQPDLVVELLGGADYPAEIMCSALRSAAHVVTANKAALARHYDALHACAEAGGVSLAYSAAVGGGAPILETLARLGGEVVAVQGVMNGTANFLLGRLAEGQLFDQAVREARARGFAEADPSADVDGHDAADKLAILVREAFGVALPPERIAKDTLRDVTAAMVKAALARDEVLKQVGRCRRLPDGRVEADVRIESLPLDHPLAGTRDENNRFLVSDAGGRVHGVYGKGAGRWPTAASVFADIMDCQRALLRQSAAGKPRGEAMPLRLSA, encoded by the coding sequence ATGAACCCTCAATCTGTCTACGAAGCGCAGGCGCCGAAGCTTTGCGTCCTCAAGTTCGGAAGCTCGGTGCTGGGGGTGGAGACCGACTATCCGGCCGCCGCGCTCGAGGTCTACCGCCATGTCCGCGACGGCGAGAAGGTGGTCGCCGTGGTCTCGGCGCTGGCGGGGGAGACCGACGCGCTGCTCGGCCAGGGCGAGAGGGTCGGAGGCGCGGGCGCGAACCCCGCCCTGCTCGCCCGGGTGGCGCGGGTCGGCGAGCTTCACTCCGCCGCGCTGATGGCACTGGCGCTGGGGCGAATTGGCGTTCGCGCCTGCACCCTCGACCCCCATGAAATGGGCCTCTGCGCCGAAGGCGAACCGCTCGATGCCAATCTGGTGGGCCTCGACGTCGACGCGGTTCGCGCCAGCCTCGAGGCTCATGACGTGGTGGTCGTGCCGGGCTTCACGGCCGGCCATGCGCAGCATGGGGTCGTGACGCTGGGCCGCGGCGGAACGGACCTCAGCGCCGTCTTCTTCGCGGCGCGCCTTGGCGCCCATCGCGTCCGGCTGATCAAGGACGTCGACGGCGTCTATGCCGAGGATCCGGCGAGGAACCCCGGCGCCGAACGCTTCGCGCAAATGGGCTATGACGAGGCGGCCGCCGCGAGCGCCGGGCTCATCCAGCCCAAGGCGATCATGGCCGCCAAGGCCGACGAATTGCTGATCGAGGTCGCCGCGCTCGGAGCCGGCGAGGCGACGACCATCGCCCACTTGCCCGTTCGCAAGGCGCGGCCCCTAAGGGGCGAGAAGCTGAAGGTGGCGCTGCTCGGCTGCGGCGCGGTGGGCGCGGGCGTCCTTGCCTACCTCAGGGCCCGGCCGGACCTGTTCGAGCTCAACCCGGTTCTGGTGCGCGACCTCGCCAGGCATGGCGAGGATGCGCGGTTCACCGATACGCTAAGCGAGGCGCTGGCGGGCCAGCCCGATCTGGTGGTCGAGCTGCTCGGCGGGGCTGATTATCCGGCCGAGATCATGTGCAGCGCGCTTCGCTCGGCCGCGCATGTAGTGACAGCCAACAAGGCCGCGCTCGCCCGGCATTATGACGCCCTCCATGCCTGCGCCGAAGCGGGCGGCGTGTCGCTCGCATACTCGGCGGCGGTTGGCGGAGGCGCGCCGATCCTGGAGACGCTTGCGCGGCTCGGGGGCGAGGTCGTCGCTGTCCAAGGGGTGATGAACGGCACTGCCAATTTCCTGCTCGGGCGGTTGGCCGAGGGGCAGCTCTTCGACCAGGCGGTGCGCGAGGCGCGGGCGCGGGGCTTCGCGGAGGCCGATCCGTCCGCCGACGTCGATGGCCATGACGCGGCCGACAAGCTCGCGATCCTGGTGCGCGAGGCCTTCGGCGTCGCGCTGCCACCGGAGCGGATCGCGAAGGACACGCTGCGCGATGTCACGGCCGCCATGGTGAAGGCGGCGCTGGCGCGTGACGAAGTGCTGAAGCAGGTAGGCCGCTGCCGACGTCTCCCGGACGGGCGGGTCGAGGCCGACGTGCGGATCGAATCCCTCCCTCTCGACCATCCCCTCGCCGGCACCCGTGACGAGAACAACCGCTTCCTCGTTTCCGATGCTGGCGGGCGAGTGCATGGCGTTTATGGTAAGGGGGCAGGGCGTTGGCCCACGGCGGCGTCGGTCTTTGCCGACATCATGGATTGCCAGCGCGCGCTTCTGCGCCAGAGCGCGGCAGGGAAGCCCCGGGGCGAAGCCATGCCGCTTCGCCTGAGCGCGTGA
- a CDS encoding homoserine kinase has protein sequence MAHYATASAPASIGNVGVGFDVLGQAFDAARDTVTAHQEAKPGVRLGKVTGLVDALPDSPENNTALAAAQAVLAAAQAPFGARLSIDKGVPLAAGMGGSAASAVAAATAVNALLSEPFEKEALLPFALEGERVASDPPPWDNVIASLMGGLVLAAREEPASIRRLPVPEGVVCVLLHPDVKVETRAARALLKSEVPMAVAVEHSRRMAAFVAGCATGDLDLVRLGLEDVLVEPQREHLFPLLPEVRLAAVAAGALGCSFSGSGPSVFAWAVEDRADAVEAAMAGTFRAAGKAAKAYRAAGHSAGARIEQLCEMAAA, from the coding sequence ATGGCCCACTATGCCACGGCCAGTGCACCGGCGAGCATCGGCAATGTCGGCGTCGGCTTCGACGTTCTCGGCCAGGCCTTCGATGCCGCTCGCGACACGGTGACCGCCCATCAGGAGGCCAAGCCGGGCGTGCGCCTGGGTAAGGTGACCGGGCTTGTCGATGCGCTGCCCGACAGCCCGGAAAACAACACCGCGCTGGCGGCGGCCCAGGCCGTGCTGGCGGCGGCCCAGGCTCCATTCGGCGCGCGCCTTTCGATCGACAAGGGCGTGCCGCTGGCAGCTGGCATGGGCGGCTCGGCGGCTTCGGCCGTGGCGGCAGCGACGGCGGTGAATGCGCTTCTGTCGGAGCCGTTCGAAAAAGAGGCGCTCCTGCCCTTCGCGCTGGAAGGGGAGCGGGTGGCGTCAGACCCGCCGCCCTGGGACAATGTGATCGCAAGCCTGATGGGCGGCCTGGTGCTGGCCGCGCGGGAAGAGCCGGCTTCCATCCGGCGGCTGCCGGTGCCCGAAGGGGTCGTTTGCGTGTTGCTGCACCCGGACGTCAAGGTCGAGACCCGCGCCGCGCGCGCGCTGCTCAAGAGCGAGGTGCCGATGGCGGTGGCGGTCGAACATTCGCGGCGGATGGCGGCGTTCGTGGCGGGCTGCGCGACGGGCGATCTCGACCTTGTGCGTCTGGGGCTGGAGGATGTGCTGGTCGAGCCGCAGCGCGAGCACCTGTTTCCGCTACTGCCGGAGGTCAGGCTGGCGGCGGTGGCGGCGGGGGCACTCGGCTGTTCCTTCTCGGGATCGGGTCCGTCGGTCTTCGCCTGGGCAGTGGAGGACCGGGCGGATGCGGTGGAGGCGGCGATGGCCGGCACGTTCCGCGCGGCGGGGAAGGCGGCGAAGGCCTACCGGGCGGCGGGACATTCCGCCGGGGCGCGGATCGAGCAGCTCTGTGAGATGGCGGCGGCCTGA
- the thrC gene encoding threonine synthase, producing MLYRSTRGVSPSVALSEAIRAGAAPDGGLYLPETVPETGQFQAEPDLPAFAAAFLAPFFAGDRLAGELATLCREAFDFPVPLVTPDPMRPGLRALELFHGPTGAFKDFGARFLMGCFDRIGDPHDPLTVLVATSGDTGGAVGCAAEGRGALRAIILYPAGRVSAFQERQLTCWGDPVRALEVDGDFDACQGLVKAAFADAELARTFNLTSANSINIGRLLPQMAYIAHAATRLFAETGVAPGFIIPTGNLGHGFAAVYARAMGAPIGPIVLATNANRPLSRWKAEGIYRPAASVATLANAMDVGAPSNFERLDHLPVEMRDVEVERVEDDAIRARIRADYEASRYVWCPHSATAAEAYARLDPRRRAERPWIVAATASPFKFAGIVESAIGHAVEPPAALSAIAGRTTRSRRISADLAGLCTELCEEKLATSTV from the coding sequence ATGCTTTATCGGAGCACAAGGGGCGTATCGCCGTCGGTCGCGCTCAGCGAGGCGATCCGGGCCGGTGCGGCGCCGGACGGCGGCCTCTATCTTCCGGAAACGGTGCCGGAGACGGGTCAGTTCCAGGCTGAGCCGGATCTGCCCGCCTTCGCTGCGGCCTTCCTCGCGCCTTTCTTCGCAGGCGACCGGCTGGCCGGCGAGTTGGCGACCCTCTGCCGGGAGGCTTTCGATTTTCCCGTGCCGTTGGTGACGCCTGATCCGATGAGGCCGGGCCTGCGGGCGCTGGAGCTGTTCCATGGCCCGACCGGCGCCTTCAAGGATTTCGGCGCGCGCTTCCTGATGGGCTGCTTCGACCGCATCGGCGACCCGCACGATCCCCTCACGGTGCTCGTCGCGACATCGGGCGATACGGGCGGCGCGGTCGGTTGCGCGGCCGAGGGGCGGGGCGCCTTGCGGGCGATCATCCTTTATCCCGCCGGCCGGGTGTCTGCCTTCCAGGAGCGGCAGCTGACCTGCTGGGGCGACCCTGTCCGGGCGTTGGAGGTGGATGGCGACTTCGATGCTTGCCAAGGTCTGGTGAAGGCCGCCTTCGCCGATGCGGAGCTCGCGCGCACGTTCAATCTCACCTCGGCCAACTCCATCAATATCGGCCGCCTCCTTCCGCAGATGGCCTATATTGCCCATGCCGCGACCCGGCTGTTCGCCGAGACGGGGGTGGCTCCGGGTTTCATCATCCCGACCGGCAATCTCGGCCATGGCTTCGCGGCCGTCTATGCCAGGGCCATGGGCGCGCCGATCGGGCCGATCGTGCTGGCGACCAACGCCAACCGGCCGCTCAGCCGGTGGAAGGCCGAGGGTATCTACCGGCCCGCCGCGTCGGTCGCCACGCTCGCCAATGCCATGGACGTCGGCGCGCCGAGCAATTTCGAGCGGCTCGATCACCTGCCCGTCGAGATGCGGGATGTCGAAGTCGAACGGGTCGAGGACGATGCCATCCGGGCGCGCATCCGGGCCGACTATGAAGCAAGCCGCTATGTCTGGTGCCCTCATTCGGCGACGGCGGCGGAGGCCTATGCCCGGCTCGACCCCCGTCGTCGCGCCGAGCGGCCCTGGATCGTGGCCGCGACCGCCAGTCCTTTCAAGTTTGCCGGCATCGTCGAATCGGCCATCGGCCACGCCGTCGAGCCGCCGGCGGCGCTCTCCGCCATCGCTGGCCGGACCACCCGCAGCCGGCGCATTTCGGCCGACCTAGCTGGTCTGTGTACTGAGCTCTGTGAAGAAAAACTTGCGACATCAACAGTATGA
- the ilvC gene encoding ketol-acid reductoisomerase, protein MEMIYTEQHANPAALKGGRIAIVGYGSQGRAHARNLRDSGFDVVVGARAGGGAERKAKADGFRVVSPAEAAKEADLVALLTPDMSHRSVYAHEIAPNLKAEAALLVAHGFSVHYGEIVPRKDIDVVLVAPKGPGDLVRREYEIGRGVPCLFAVQQDASAAARERALAYASGIGGTLAGAIETSFAEETETDLFGEQAVLCGGASELITAGYETLVEAGYKPEVAYFECLHELKLIVDLLYEGGLAKMHEFVSETAKYGDLVSGPRVVNGETRERMREVLRDIQTGKFAQEWIFENESGKQNYDAMLAADLDQPIEKVGARLRQHMAWLQSKPDAKAA, encoded by the coding sequence ATGGAAATGATCTACACGGAACAGCATGCCAATCCCGCCGCACTCAAGGGCGGGCGGATCGCCATCGTCGGATATGGCAGCCAGGGCCGCGCCCACGCCCGCAATCTGCGGGACAGCGGCTTCGACGTGGTCGTCGGCGCCCGCGCCGGCGGCGGGGCCGAGCGCAAGGCAAAGGCGGATGGCTTTCGCGTGGTCTCGCCGGCCGAGGCGGCGAAGGAAGCCGACCTGGTTGCATTGCTGACGCCCGACATGAGCCATCGCTCGGTCTATGCTCATGAGATCGCGCCCAACCTCAAGGCCGAAGCTGCGCTCCTCGTCGCCCATGGCTTTTCGGTTCATTATGGCGAGATCGTTCCCCGCAAGGACATCGACGTCGTCCTCGTCGCTCCCAAGGGGCCCGGCGATCTCGTCCGCCGCGAATATGAGATCGGGCGCGGCGTCCCTTGTCTTTTTGCCGTTCAGCAGGATGCGAGCGCAGCGGCGCGCGAGCGGGCGCTGGCCTATGCCTCCGGCATCGGCGGAACGCTCGCCGGCGCGATCGAGACCAGCTTCGCGGAAGAAACGGAAACCGACCTGTTCGGCGAGCAGGCAGTGCTGTGCGGGGGCGCGAGCGAGCTCATCACGGCCGGCTACGAGACATTGGTGGAGGCCGGCTACAAGCCCGAGGTCGCCTATTTCGAGTGCCTCCACGAGCTGAAGCTGATCGTCGACCTCCTCTATGAGGGTGGGCTCGCCAAGATGCACGAGTTCGTGTCCGAGACGGCCAAATATGGTGATCTCGTCTCGGGCCCGCGGGTCGTGAACGGCGAGACCCGCGAGCGCATGCGCGAAGTGCTGCGCGACATCCAGACCGGCAAGTTCGCTCAGGAATGGATCTTCGAGAACGAGAGCGGCAAGCAGAATTACGACGCGATGCTTGCGGCCGATCTCGACCAGCCGATCGAGAAGGTGGGGGCGCGGCTGCGCCAGCACATGGCATGGCTGCAGTCCAAGCCCGACGCGAAGGCGGCCTGA
- the ilvG gene encoding acetolactate synthase 2 catalytic subunit produces the protein MRPASHAQPLNVREPVSGARLVVEALEREGVRHIFGYPGGAIMPVYDALPGSSLTHILVRHEQAAALAADAYGRVTGEPGVCLATSGPGATNLVTGIANAFMDSVPMVAITGQVAAPLIGTDAFQEVDIFGITLPIVKHSYIVRRTEDIPSVFAEAFALARSGRPGPVLIDLPKDVAMTAAVPQEAEPVALEAPALDEVALAKANALIAQAESPILYFGGGIAIARAERALRGFVERSAIPSVATLKGLGGVPTDAPSFLGMLGMHGTRVANVAIDNCDLLICVGARFDDRATGKLDTFAPRAKVIHIDGDPAEIGKLRRAEVGIAGDVTAILDRLTAIPADAEAWKQQCAEQKRMWAMSYDAPGNGVYAPALLKQLSEAAGDRAIFTCDVGQHQMWVAQHCRFARPQAHLTSAGLGTMGYGIPAGIGALIADPEATVITVSGDGSIMMNIHELATLRRYRLPLKIVLLDNSQLGMVRQWQELFYEENFSEIDLTDNPDFADVARAFGIEAFTVDHRSDVPGAIRRLLETAGPILCHVRIDPRENVWPLVPPNHSNVQMMEKTR, from the coding sequence ATGAGACCTGCCTCTCACGCCCAGCCGCTCAATGTCCGCGAGCCCGTCAGCGGGGCGCGCCTCGTGGTGGAGGCGCTGGAGCGCGAGGGCGTAAGGCACATCTTCGGCTACCCCGGCGGCGCGATCATGCCTGTTTATGACGCGCTGCCGGGCTCGAGCCTGACGCACATACTGGTCCGCCACGAGCAGGCGGCGGCGCTCGCGGCCGACGCCTATGGCCGCGTGACGGGGGAACCCGGCGTCTGTCTTGCCACCTCCGGGCCGGGCGCGACCAACCTCGTCACCGGCATCGCCAACGCCTTCATGGACAGCGTGCCGATGGTGGCGATCACCGGACAGGTCGCGGCGCCGCTGATCGGAACCGATGCGTTCCAGGAAGTCGATATCTTCGGCATCACCCTGCCGATCGTGAAGCACAGCTATATCGTCCGGCGGACGGAAGATATTCCCTCGGTCTTCGCCGAAGCCTTCGCACTGGCGCGGTCGGGAAGGCCGGGGCCTGTGCTGATCGACCTGCCGAAGGACGTGGCCATGACGGCGGCGGTCCCGCAGGAGGCGGAGCCCGTCGCGCTTGAGGCACCTGCACTCGATGAAGTTGCGCTGGCGAAGGCGAACGCCCTCATCGCCCAGGCGGAATCGCCGATCCTCTATTTCGGCGGCGGCATAGCCATTGCCCGGGCGGAGCGTGCCTTGCGCGGCTTCGTCGAGAGGAGCGCCATCCCGTCCGTCGCGACGCTGAAGGGCTTGGGCGGTGTCCCGACCGATGCCCCGAGCTTTCTCGGCATGCTCGGCATGCACGGCACGCGGGTGGCGAACGTCGCCATCGACAATTGCGATCTGCTGATCTGCGTCGGCGCACGTTTCGACGACCGGGCGACGGGAAAGCTCGATACGTTCGCGCCCCGCGCCAAGGTCATCCACATAGACGGCGACCCGGCCGAGATCGGCAAGCTGCGGCGCGCGGAAGTCGGTATCGCCGGGGACGTGACGGCGATCCTCGACCGGCTTACGGCCATCCCGGCCGATGCCGAGGCCTGGAAGCAGCAATGCGCCGAGCAAAAGCGCATGTGGGCCATGTCGTACGACGCGCCCGGCAATGGCGTCTATGCGCCGGCGCTCCTGAAGCAATTGTCGGAAGCCGCCGGCGACCGGGCAATCTTCACCTGCGACGTCGGCCAGCACCAGATGTGGGTGGCGCAGCATTGCCGCTTCGCACGTCCCCAGGCGCATCTCACCAGCGCCGGGCTCGGTACGATGGGCTACGGGATTCCGGCCGGCATCGGCGCGCTCATCGCCGATCCGGAAGCCACCGTCATCACCGTGTCGGGCGACGGCTCGATCATGATGAACATCCACGAGCTGGCGACCCTGAGGCGCTACCGCCTGCCGCTGAAGATCGTGCTCCTCGACAACTCTCAGCTCGGCATGGTCCGCCAGTGGCAGGAGCTGTTCTACGAGGAGAATTTCTCGGAGATCGACCTCACCGACAATCCCGATTTCGCTGATGTGGCGCGAGCCTTCGGGATCGAGGCCTTCACGGTCGATCACCGCTCCGACGTGCCCGGCGCGATCCGGCGGCTTCTCGAAACGGCGGGGCCGATCCTGTGCCACGTCCGGATCGACCCGCGCGAGAATGTCTGGCCGCTCGTGCCCCCCAACCATTCCAATGTTCAGATGATGGAGAAGACCCGATGA
- a CDS encoding ACT domain-containing protein, with amino-acid sequence MNDKIRIDFAMAEGAVLRVLGLIERRGYRLCAIGMTEHEDGETASMELEIAARDAGRDLAVLDRQIRRLVGIRAVARFPMPMASAA; translated from the coding sequence ATGAACGACAAGATCCGGATCGATTTCGCGATGGCGGAAGGCGCCGTTCTTCGTGTGCTCGGCCTCATCGAGCGGCGCGGCTATCGCCTGTGCGCCATCGGCATGACCGAGCATGAGGATGGCGAGACGGCTTCGATGGAGCTGGAGATCGCCGCGCGCGACGCCGGACGCGACCTGGCCGTGCTCGACCGTCAGATCCGCCGCCTCGTCGGCATTCGAGCCGTCGCCCGCTTTCCAATGCCGATGGCGAGTGCGGCATGA
- a CDS encoding 2-isopropylmalate synthase — MMEQVRIFDTTLRDGEQAPGFSMNEDAKLRVARALAALKVDVIEAGFAAASPGDARAIARIAEQVEGPVICSLARTTEADIRAAGAALANAPRKRIHVFLGTSPIHREAKLGLTPAEVLEKIRTSVALAREYADDVEFSAEDAIRTERDFLVEALSVAAASGAMTLNVPDTVGYTTPDEIYELFRHLVAHVDRPREAVFSAHCHDDLGMAVANSLAAVRGGARQVECAVNGIGERAGNCALEDVVMALKTRADVFGVSTGIDTTRLLAASRTLAQATNSPPPRNKSIVGANAFAHESGIHQHGILKNRETYEIMKPEDIGLATHGIVLGKHSGRHALVARAKALGFALEGEALDRAFAAFKEVADEVGIVDTARLMAILAGSGREGRQSFWSLKKIDIRSPASAKAWPVARVELEHGERGLVTDLASAPGALDAAFAAVSQIMGVPARVDKIELQYIAADAEEPASDGQGANVLIEITLEVEGELFSGRARARDILPCCLAAYIDAAANAEAVSRFRQTPSERAEAA, encoded by the coding sequence ATGATGGAACAGGTTCGCATCTTCGACACCACCCTGCGCGACGGCGAGCAGGCGCCCGGCTTCTCGATGAACGAGGACGCCAAGCTGCGTGTGGCGCGGGCGCTTGCCGCGCTGAAGGTCGACGTGATCGAGGCCGGCTTCGCGGCGGCCTCGCCCGGCGACGCCCGCGCGATCGCCAGGATCGCCGAGCAGGTCGAGGGACCCGTCATCTGTTCGCTCGCGCGGACCACCGAAGCGGATATTCGCGCGGCGGGCGCGGCGCTGGCCAACGCCCCGCGCAAGCGCATCCATGTCTTCCTCGGTACCAGCCCGATTCACCGGGAGGCGAAGCTTGGTCTCACGCCGGCCGAGGTGCTGGAGAAGATCCGCACCTCCGTCGCCCTTGCCCGCGAATATGCGGATGATGTCGAATTTTCGGCCGAAGACGCGATCCGCACCGAGCGGGACTTCCTGGTCGAGGCGCTGTCGGTCGCCGCGGCGAGCGGGGCGATGACGCTCAACGTGCCTGACACCGTGGGCTACACCACGCCGGACGAGATTTACGAGCTGTTCCGGCATCTCGTGGCCCATGTCGACCGGCCGCGGGAAGCCGTCTTCTCCGCCCATTGCCATGACGATCTCGGCATGGCGGTCGCCAATTCGCTGGCGGCGGTGCGGGGTGGGGCGCGGCAGGTCGAGTGCGCCGTCAACGGCATTGGCGAGCGCGCCGGCAATTGCGCGTTGGAAGATGTGGTGATGGCGCTCAAGACCCGCGCCGATGTGTTCGGCGTTTCGACCGGCATCGACACCACCCGGCTCCTGGCCGCCAGCCGCACCCTGGCGCAGGCCACGAACAGTCCGCCGCCGCGCAACAAGTCGATCGTCGGCGCCAATGCCTTCGCGCATGAATCGGGCATTCACCAGCACGGTATCCTCAAGAACCGCGAAACCTATGAGATCATGAAGCCCGAGGATATCGGGCTCGCGACCCACGGCATCGTGCTCGGCAAGCATTCGGGCCGTCATGCGCTCGTCGCCCGCGCGAAGGCGCTGGGCTTCGCGCTGGAGGGCGAGGCGCTGGACCGGGCCTTCGCCGCTTTCAAGGAGGTCGCGGACGAGGTCGGCATCGTCGATACGGCGCGGCTGATGGCGATCCTCGCCGGGAGCGGCCGGGAGGGCCGTCAGTCCTTCTGGAGCCTGAAGAAGATCGACATAAGGTCGCCCGCTTCGGCCAAGGCCTGGCCGGTGGCGAGGGTGGAGCTCGAGCATGGCGAGCGGGGGCTGGTGACGGACCTTGCCTCGGCGCCCGGCGCGCTCGATGCCGCCTTCGCGGCGGTCAGCCAGATCATGGGCGTGCCCGCGCGCGTCGACAAGATCGAGCTTCAATATATCGCCGCCGATGCGGAAGAGCCCGCCTCGGACGGGCAGGGCGCCAACGTCCTCATCGAGATCACATTGGAGGTCGAGGGCGAGCTCTTCTCCGGCCGCGCGCGGGCACGCGACATCCTCCCCTGCTGCCTCGCCGCCTACATCGACGCGGCCGCCAATGCCGAGGCGGTCTCGCGTTTCCGCCAAACCCCCTCCGAACGGGCTGAAGCCGCATGA
- the leuB gene encoding 3-isopropylmalate dehydrogenase encodes MKIVILPGDGVGPEVSAEAVKCLELLSSHCGLGLHFETHAFGGAAIDATGSPLPDSTLAACQGADAVLLGAVGGPRWDGRTEMPEAGLLKLRRELGLFANLRPARVIQGLEALSPLRADLAEGADVLVVRELTGGVYFGDRVLEDDAASDLCVYSRAEIERIAHVAFQSARRRGRKVTSVDKANVMATSKLWRRTVVEVAEHYPDVALDHMYVDAAAMALVTNPRRFDVILTENMFGDILSDELSVIGGSIGLLGSASVGASGPGLFEPIHGSAPDIAGLDIVNPAGAITSAAMMLEQLGMADMGRFLAEALGKTMLGGCRTADMGGSARCSEFGEAVREHLRRRLVRYDAHLELVTMNRGCCA; translated from the coding sequence ATGAAGATCGTGATTTTGCCCGGCGACGGCGTCGGGCCGGAGGTTTCGGCCGAGGCGGTGAAGTGCCTGGAGCTGCTGTCGAGCCATTGCGGGCTTGGCCTTCATTTCGAGACCCATGCCTTCGGCGGGGCGGCCATCGACGCGACGGGTTCGCCCCTTCCGGACAGCACGCTTGCGGCGTGCCAGGGGGCGGACGCGGTGCTGTTGGGCGCCGTCGGCGGGCCGCGCTGGGACGGGCGGACTGAAATGCCCGAGGCGGGACTGCTGAAGCTCCGGCGCGAACTTGGCCTCTTCGCCAATCTGCGTCCGGCCCGCGTCATCCAGGGCCTGGAGGCGTTGTCGCCGCTCCGCGCGGATCTCGCCGAGGGAGCCGACGTGCTGGTCGTGCGGGAGCTGACCGGGGGAGTCTATTTCGGCGACCGAGTTCTGGAGGATGATGCGGCCTCGGACCTGTGCGTCTATTCCCGCGCGGAGATCGAGCGCATCGCCCATGTCGCCTTCCAGTCCGCCCGGCGGCGCGGTCGCAAGGTGACGTCGGTCGACAAGGCCAATGTGATGGCGACGTCGAAGCTGTGGCGCCGGACGGTTGTGGAGGTGGCGGAGCACTATCCCGACGTGGCGCTCGACCATATGTATGTCGACGCCGCGGCCATGGCGCTCGTCACCAACCCCCGCCGGTTCGACGTTATCCTCACCGAAAATATGTTCGGCGACATATTGTCGGACGAGCTGTCGGTGATCGGCGGCTCGATCGGGCTGCTGGGCTCGGCGAGCGTCGGCGCCTCGGGTCCCGGCCTGTTCGAGCCGATCCACGGCTCCGCCCCGGACATCGCCGGGCTGGACATCGTCAATCCTGCGGGCGCCATCACCAGCGCGGCGATGATGCTGGAGCAGCTCGGGATGGCCGACATGGGGCGCTTTCTCGCCGAGGCGCTGGGCAAGACGATGCTTGGCGGCTGCCGCACGGCGGATATGGGCGGCAGTGCGCGCTGCTCCGAATTCGGCGAGGCGGTGCGCGAACATCTGCGGCGGCGGCTCGTGCGCTATGACGCCCATCTGGAGCTGGTGACGATGAACCGGGGCTGCTGCGCATGA